One genomic segment of Sminthopsis crassicaudata isolate SCR6 chromosome 2, ASM4859323v1, whole genome shotgun sequence includes these proteins:
- the SLC4A1AP gene encoding kanadaptin isoform X5 yields MAELSSQPELGSRSEPPEDDFKKPVLPLPSGPGDHGPGPAPREQEKRKEEKKEPSRAGGLGERGARPLRRRDVEEEPGPGPPAEDKPRSCRAAPGAPPVGSPVPAPPYKEPEWGGPPDAPYSLETLKGGTILSSRSLEGQSRCVFGRLPSCDVVLEHPSVSRFHAVLQHRARDPAGKGDPAGEQDPRGRGFYLYDLGSTHGTFLNKSRVPPRTYCRVRVGHVLRFGGSTRLFILQGPEDDKEAESELTVTQLKALRKQQQRKLEKKMLGEDSDEEEEAGAAEETRNSSSQDTEMGCTWGMGEDAIEDEVEENPIVIEFQQEREAFYIKDPKKALQGFFEREGEELEYEYDEQGHSTWLCRVRLPVDDSSGKQLVAEAIHSGKKKEAMIQCSLEACRMLDALGLLRQEAVSRKRKAKNWEDEDYYDSDDDTFLDRTGLVEKKRLNRMKKAGKIDDKPETYDSLIGKLNNAEKELAEISEKLKVSGKTLSESIPQDSLDAFMTEIKSGSTLDGVSRKKLHLRTFELRKEQQRLKGLIKLVKPTEMPELKKTENQAENVEKKPKKLTLPLFGAMKGGSKFKLKTGTVGKLPPKRPALPPSLIRMKDEPEEEEEEEEEEEEHKEELGKLDHTSLKMEMQSEEAMQEICPTPNLSNQNTLIDTRQESKNSCKQSKEVLKKAAGPSRVCPFQCQLCVAAFHFCSCCLLSPSSALTLIHAPF; encoded by the exons ATGGCGGAGCTCTCCTCTCAGCCTGAGCTGGGCTCCCGCTCCGAGCCACCCGAGGATGACTTCAAAAAGCCGGTCCTGCCCTTGCCTTCGGGGCCGGGAGATCATGGCCCGGGCCCCGCTCCCCGGGAGCAGGAGAAgcggaaagaggagaaaaaggagccTTCGCGGGCCGGCGGTCTTGGAGAGCGGGGAGCCCGGCCGCTCCGGCGGCGAGACGTGGAGGAGGAGCCCGGACCCGGGCCCCCAGCCGAGGACAAGCCGCGGTCGTGCAGAGCAGCACCTGGGGCTCCTCCGGTCGGAAGCCCAGTTCCGGCTCCCCCCTATAAGGAGCCAGAATGGGGGGGCCCTCCCGACGCTCCCTACAGCCTGGAGACCCTGAAGGGCGGGACCATCCTAAGCAGCCGCAGTCTGGAGGGCCAGAGCCGCTGCGTGTTCGGGCGCCTGCCCAGCTGCGACGTGGTCCTGGAGCACCCTTCGGTGTCGCGCTTCCACGCCGTGCTGCAGCACCGCGCGCGGGACCCCGCCGGGAAAGGAGACCCCGCCGGGGAACAAGACCCCCGCGGACGCGGCTTCTACTTGTACGACCTGGGAAGCACCCACGGCACCTTCCTCAACAAAAGTCGCGTGCCGCCGCGCACCTACTGCCGCGTCCGCGTGGGCCACGTCCTCCGCTTCGGAGGCAGCACGCGCCTTTTCATCCTGCAG GGGCCAGAAGATGACAAGGAGGCGGAATCGGAGCTAACGGTAACTCAGCTGAAGGCTTTGCGGAAGCAGCAGCAGAGGAAGTTAGAGAAGAAGATGCTGGGGGAAGACTCCgatgaggaagaggaggcagGGGCCGCGGAAGAGACGAGGAACTCTAGTAGTCAGGACACCGAGATGGGCTGTACTTGGGGAATGG GAGAAGATGCCATTGAAGATGAAGTTGAAGAGAATCCTATTGTTATAGAGTTTCAACAGGAACGTGAGGCATTTTATATAAAGGATCCCAAAAAGGCTCTGCAGGGGTTCTTTGAAAGAGAAG GAGAAGAATTAGAATATGAATATGATGAACAGGGACATAGTACCTGGCTTTGCAGAGTTAG GTTGCCTGTGGATGATTCATCAGGAAAACAACTGGTGGCTGAGGCCATTCactcaggaaagaaaaaggaagcaatgaTCCAGTGCTCCCTGGAAGCCTGTCGAATGCTTGATGCTTTGGGTTTGCTACGTCAGGAGGCGG TATCTCGAAAAAGGAAAGCCAAGAACTGGGAGGATGAAGATTATTATGACAGTGATGATGATACATTCCTTGATCGAACTGGCTTAGTTGAGAAGAAGCGACTTAACAGGatgaaaaaagctggaaaaattgATGATAAGCCAGAGACCTATGATTCACTG attggaAAGTTGAataatgcagagaaagaacttgcTGAGATTTCAGAGAAGTTGAAAGTCTCAGGCAAAA ctcTGTCAGAATCTATACCTCAGGATTCTTTGGATGCATTCATGACAGAAATCAAATCAGGGAGTACATTAGATGGTGTGTCCCGGAAAAAGCTTCATTTAAGAACCTTTGAGCTGAGGAAAGAGCAGCAGAGACTTAAAGGGCTCATTAAACTTGTGAAACCAACAGAGATGCCAGAGCTAAAAAA gaCTGAAAACCAGGCTGAAAATGTGGAAAAGAAGCCTAAAAAGCTAACATTGCCTCTTTTTGGTGCAATGAAAGGAGGaagcaaatttaaattaaaaactggAACAGTAGGG AAATTGCCCCCTAAGCGTCCAGCACTCCCTCCAAGTTTAATAAGAATGAAGGATGAgcctgaagaagaggaagaggaggaagaagaagaagaagagcacaaagaagaactaggaaaaCTGGATCATACATCTCTTAAAATGGAAATGCAGTCAGAAGAAGCAATGCAAGAAATTTGTCCAACTCCAAATCTTTCAAATCAGAACACACTGATAGACACCAGACAGg AGTCAAAGAATAGCTGCAAACAGAGCAAGGAAGTACTGAAGAAAGCTGCTGGTCCAAGCAGAGTATGTCCTTTCCAATGCCAATTGTGTGTTGCTGCTTTCCATTTCTGCAGCTGTTGTTTGCTGTCTCCTTCATCAGCTCTCACTCTTATCCATGCACCGTTTTGA
- the SLC4A1AP gene encoding kanadaptin isoform X6, producing the protein MAELSSQPELGSRSEPPEDDFKKPVLPLPSGPGDHGPGPAPREQEKRKEEKKEPSRAGGLGERGARPLRRRDVEEEPGPGPPAEDKPRSCRAAPGAPPVGSPVPAPPYKEPEWGGPPDAPYSLETLKGGTILSSRSLEGQSRCVFGRLPSCDVVLEHPSVSRFHAVLQHRARDPAGKGDPAGEQDPRGRGFYLYDLGSTHGTFLNKSRVPPRTYCRVRVGHVLRFGGSTRLFILQGPEDDKEAESELTVTQLKALRKQQQRKLEKKMLGEDSDEEEEAGAAEETRNSSSQDTEMGCTWGMGEDAIEDEVEENPIVIEFQQEREAFYIKDPKKALQGFFEREGEELEYEYDEQGHSTWLCRVRLPVDDSSGKQLVAEAIHSGKKKEAMIQCSLEACRMLDALGLLRQEAVSRKRKAKNWEDEDYYDSDDDTFLDRTGLVEKKRLNRMKKAGKIDDKPETYDSLIGKLNNAEKELAEISEKLKVSGKTLSESIPQDSLDAFMTEIKSGSTLDGVSRKKLHLRTFELRKEQQRLKGLIKLVKPTEMPELKKTENQAENVEKKPKKLTLPLFGAMKGGSKFKLKTGTVGKLPPKRPALPPSLIRMKDEPEEEEEEEEEEEEHKEELGKLDHTSLKMEMQSEEAMQEICPTPNLSNQNTLIDTRQGRRGILLIASEVRSKNCDRSPRKMSTGCPEVEWVL; encoded by the exons ATGGCGGAGCTCTCCTCTCAGCCTGAGCTGGGCTCCCGCTCCGAGCCACCCGAGGATGACTTCAAAAAGCCGGTCCTGCCCTTGCCTTCGGGGCCGGGAGATCATGGCCCGGGCCCCGCTCCCCGGGAGCAGGAGAAgcggaaagaggagaaaaaggagccTTCGCGGGCCGGCGGTCTTGGAGAGCGGGGAGCCCGGCCGCTCCGGCGGCGAGACGTGGAGGAGGAGCCCGGACCCGGGCCCCCAGCCGAGGACAAGCCGCGGTCGTGCAGAGCAGCACCTGGGGCTCCTCCGGTCGGAAGCCCAGTTCCGGCTCCCCCCTATAAGGAGCCAGAATGGGGGGGCCCTCCCGACGCTCCCTACAGCCTGGAGACCCTGAAGGGCGGGACCATCCTAAGCAGCCGCAGTCTGGAGGGCCAGAGCCGCTGCGTGTTCGGGCGCCTGCCCAGCTGCGACGTGGTCCTGGAGCACCCTTCGGTGTCGCGCTTCCACGCCGTGCTGCAGCACCGCGCGCGGGACCCCGCCGGGAAAGGAGACCCCGCCGGGGAACAAGACCCCCGCGGACGCGGCTTCTACTTGTACGACCTGGGAAGCACCCACGGCACCTTCCTCAACAAAAGTCGCGTGCCGCCGCGCACCTACTGCCGCGTCCGCGTGGGCCACGTCCTCCGCTTCGGAGGCAGCACGCGCCTTTTCATCCTGCAG GGGCCAGAAGATGACAAGGAGGCGGAATCGGAGCTAACGGTAACTCAGCTGAAGGCTTTGCGGAAGCAGCAGCAGAGGAAGTTAGAGAAGAAGATGCTGGGGGAAGACTCCgatgaggaagaggaggcagGGGCCGCGGAAGAGACGAGGAACTCTAGTAGTCAGGACACCGAGATGGGCTGTACTTGGGGAATGG GAGAAGATGCCATTGAAGATGAAGTTGAAGAGAATCCTATTGTTATAGAGTTTCAACAGGAACGTGAGGCATTTTATATAAAGGATCCCAAAAAGGCTCTGCAGGGGTTCTTTGAAAGAGAAG GAGAAGAATTAGAATATGAATATGATGAACAGGGACATAGTACCTGGCTTTGCAGAGTTAG GTTGCCTGTGGATGATTCATCAGGAAAACAACTGGTGGCTGAGGCCATTCactcaggaaagaaaaaggaagcaatgaTCCAGTGCTCCCTGGAAGCCTGTCGAATGCTTGATGCTTTGGGTTTGCTACGTCAGGAGGCGG TATCTCGAAAAAGGAAAGCCAAGAACTGGGAGGATGAAGATTATTATGACAGTGATGATGATACATTCCTTGATCGAACTGGCTTAGTTGAGAAGAAGCGACTTAACAGGatgaaaaaagctggaaaaattgATGATAAGCCAGAGACCTATGATTCACTG attggaAAGTTGAataatgcagagaaagaacttgcTGAGATTTCAGAGAAGTTGAAAGTCTCAGGCAAAA ctcTGTCAGAATCTATACCTCAGGATTCTTTGGATGCATTCATGACAGAAATCAAATCAGGGAGTACATTAGATGGTGTGTCCCGGAAAAAGCTTCATTTAAGAACCTTTGAGCTGAGGAAAGAGCAGCAGAGACTTAAAGGGCTCATTAAACTTGTGAAACCAACAGAGATGCCAGAGCTAAAAAA gaCTGAAAACCAGGCTGAAAATGTGGAAAAGAAGCCTAAAAAGCTAACATTGCCTCTTTTTGGTGCAATGAAAGGAGGaagcaaatttaaattaaaaactggAACAGTAGGG AAATTGCCCCCTAAGCGTCCAGCACTCCCTCCAAGTTTAATAAGAATGAAGGATGAgcctgaagaagaggaagaggaggaagaagaagaagaagagcacaaagaagaactaggaaaaCTGGATCATACATCTCTTAAAATGGAAATGCAGTCAGAAGAAGCAATGCAAGAAATTTGTCCAACTCCAAATCTTTCAAATCAGAACACACTGATAGACACCAGACAGg GCAGAAGAGGAATTCTCCTCATTGCATCAGAGGTCAGATCTAAGAACTGTGATAGAAGTCCTAGAAAGATGTCCACAGGATGTCCAGAAGTAGAATGGGTTTTATGA